A region from the Brachyspira hampsonii genome encodes:
- the purC gene encoding phosphoribosylaminoimidazolesuccinocarboxamide synthase — MLYEGKAKKVYSTDNPDEIIVYYKDDATAFNGEKKGSIKDKGVMNNEITSLLFKMLEKNGVKTHFIEKLNDREQLCQKVKIFPLEVIVRNLIAGSMAKRLGIEEGTVPPNTIFEICYKNDEYGDPLINDHHAVALKLATYDELKYIYEVTAKVNNLLKDALDKIGITLVDFKVEFGKNSKGEILLADEITPDTCRFWDKETGKKLDKDRFRRDLGSIEEAYIEVLNRLNNL, encoded by the coding sequence ATGCTCTATGAAGGAAAAGCAAAAAAGGTTTATTCTACTGATAATCCAGATGAAATAATTGTGTATTATAAAGATGATGCTACTGCTTTTAATGGAGAAAAAAAAGGCTCTATAAAAGACAAAGGTGTTATGAATAATGAGATTACTTCATTGCTTTTTAAAATGCTTGAAAAGAACGGAGTAAAAACTCACTTTATAGAAAAATTAAATGACAGAGAACAGCTTTGTCAAAAAGTAAAAATATTCCCATTAGAAGTAATTGTAAGAAATTTAATAGCAGGTTCTATGGCTAAAAGACTTGGTATAGAAGAAGGTACAGTTCCTCCTAATACTATATTTGAAATTTGTTATAAAAATGATGAGTACGGTGATCCTTTAATTAATGATCATCATGCCGTTGCTTTAAAACTAGCTACTTATGATGAATTAAAATATATCTATGAAGTAACTGCAAAAGTTAATAATCTATTAAAAGATGCTTTGGATAAAATAGGAATTACTTTGGTTGATTTCAAAGTTGAATTCGGTAAAAATTCAAAAGGAGAAATACTTTTAGCTGATGAAATTACACCTGATACTTGCAGATTCTGGGATAAAGAAACAGGTAAAAAATTAGATAAAGACAGATTCAGAAGAGATTTAGGTTCTATCGAAGAGGCTTATATAGAAGTTTTAAATAGACTTAATAACCTATAA
- the purE gene encoding 5-(carboxyamino)imidazole ribonucleotide mutase, producing the protein MKVAIIFGSRSDTDKMKGAASCLKEFAVEYKAFVLSAHRVPEHLEKTIKHIEENNYEVIIAGAGLAAHLPGVIASKTILPVIGVPISASNLDGMDALLSIVQMPKPITVATVGINNSYNAGMLAVEMLALKYSDIRNKLIEYRKKMKEDFISDNEKPIEFDI; encoded by the coding sequence ATGAAAGTAGCTATAATATTTGGAAGCAGATCTGATACTGATAAAATGAAAGGAGCTGCTTCTTGCTTAAAAGAATTTGCAGTTGAATACAAAGCCTTTGTTCTTTCTGCTCATAGAGTACCGGAACATCTTGAAAAGACTATTAAACATATTGAAGAAAATAATTATGAAGTAATTATAGCAGGTGCCGGACTTGCTGCACATTTGCCGGGTGTTATAGCATCAAAAACAATTCTTCCCGTAATAGGAGTTCCTATTAGTGCAAGCAATCTTGACGGAATGGACGCTTTACTTTCTATAGTTCAAATGCCTAAACCTATAACCGTTGCTACTGTTGGTATTAATAATTCTTATAATGCTGGAATGCTTGCTGTTGAAATGCTTGCTTTAAAATATAGCGATATTAGAAATAAATTAATAGAATACAGAAAAAAAATGAAAGAAGATTTTATTTCTGATAATGAGAAGCCTATAGAATTTGATATATAA
- a CDS encoding AAA family ATPase has protein sequence MLQNISIKNFRGFDKLKINNLNKINLLVGQNNCGKTSILEAIAIISGMPDCSIAYHINSIRRINENSELKNLFYNFDYKNNNIEFDYQFDDINHNLIISSILRKDISFENKTDELNELEYKLNVELENKIEEYKYIFRNGSIRKTIKKIGTKEYINNISELYLYNVVECRDLLDSLANIIKNKDEELLINLVSFFNKKIKSIKIIKNDIYLDIEEMNELILLNLMGDGLKKYLSIIIPMVVNQYNMILIDEIENGLHYKSIKHLLRSILSLIRNNSSMQIFFTTHSYEVLKFLSEISDKEFNDMKDMINIINIVNTENKGFQSYNYNIDGVKELLENDSDIRY, from the coding sequence ATGCTTCAAAATATATCAATTAAAAATTTTAGAGGATTTGATAAACTAAAAATAAATAATTTAAATAAAATTAATCTATTAGTTGGTCAAAATAATTGCGGAAAAACAAGCATACTTGAAGCTATAGCTATAATATCAGGTATGCCTGACTGTTCAATAGCTTATCATATAAATTCTATAAGAAGAATAAATGAAAATTCCGAATTAAAAAATTTGTTTTATAATTTTGATTATAAAAATAACAACATAGAATTTGATTATCAATTTGATGATATAAATCATAATTTAATTATATCTAGTATATTAAGAAAAGATATTTCATTTGAAAATAAAACTGATGAGCTTAACGAATTAGAATATAAACTTAATGTAGAATTAGAAAATAAGATAGAAGAATATAAATATATTTTTAGAAATGGCAGTATTAGAAAAACAATAAAAAAAATTGGTACAAAAGAATACATTAATAATATATCAGAATTATATTTGTATAATGTTGTAGAATGCCGTGATTTATTGGATTCTCTTGCAAATATTATCAAAAACAAAGATGAAGAATTATTAATAAATTTAGTATCATTTTTCAATAAAAAGATAAAATCTATAAAAATAATAAAAAATGATATATATTTGGATATAGAAGAAATGAATGAACTAATACTTTTAAATCTTATGGGAGATGGGTTAAAAAAATATTTGTCAATTATAATTCCTATGGTAGTAAATCAATATAATATGATATTAATTGATGAAATAGAAAACGGTTTGCATTATAAAAGTATTAAGCATTTATTAAGAAGTATATTAAGCCTAATTAGAAATAACAGCAGTATGCAAATATTTTTTACGACTCATAGTTATGAAGTATTGAAATTTTTATCTGAAATATCAGATAAAGAATTTAATGATATGAAAGATATGATAAATATTATTAATATAGTTAATACAGAAAATAAAGGTTTTCAATCCTATAATTATAACATTGATGGAGTGAAAGAATTATTAGAAAATGATTCAGATATAAGGTATTAA
- a CDS encoding DUF3226 domain-containing protein encodes MKTNLDIDDNNIFLFPNNNSLGTLEDLLSNIAVIKDIINCFDKYTNCITSIPETVIPAKKAKIYAYLESIKSYDKKTIKEDKRDYTNNNLWNLNDKYLNPLKEFFDSI; translated from the coding sequence ATAAAAACAAATTTAGATATAGATGATAATAACATATTTTTATTTCCAAATAATAATTCTTTAGGTACTTTAGAAGATCTATTAAGCAATATAGCCGTTATAAAAGATATTATTAATTGTTTTGATAAATACACAAATTGTATAACTTCAATACCTGAAACTGTAATTCCAGCTAAAAAAGCAAAAATATATGCATATTTAGAATCAATAAAATCATATGATAAAAAAACAATAAAAGAAGATAAAAGAGATTATACTAATAACAATTTATGGAATTTAAATGATAAATATTTAAATCCTTTAAAAGAGTTTTTTGACAGTATATAA
- a CDS encoding zinc ribbon domain-containing protein: MLPFNPPFMYRCNSCGKIFNKSKKPILGNTIFSILNKPKCPKCGSKDTKSIDHIIKK; encoded by the coding sequence ATGCTTCCTTTTAATCCGCCTTTTATGTATAGATGTAATTCATGCGGTAAAATTTTTAATAAATCTAAAAAGCCTATTTTGGGAAATACTATATTTTCAATTTTAAACAAACCCAAATGCCCTAAATGCGGAAGCAAAGATACTAAATCTATAGATCATATTATAAAAAAATAA
- a CDS encoding ATP-binding protein — protein MDNQITQIRIGFSNIVIFRNIIKTKVIKKLLKFLEVYNDNNEIKVIDYYSDFLYELFKYSDTIGDYILEQIFQDNNIYINKFLRNEHINDTLKNALKNELNFFDFLSSFDFNTLFSDKYSNQISKLECKKINFYELYKKHIEEIPKKGHGIFFYNNMFTLDDKKNIIPAKHKDMQDIKQLYGYERERSKVISNTKSLLEGKKANNILLYGDAGTGKSSTIKAIANMFKDEGLRLIEVKKSQLSFITDIIEDLSLSPLKFIIFIDDLTFSSNDDTFSYLKAILEGGVNSFPSNVAVYVTSNYRHLIKENFNDRQGDDIHIEDTIQQIMSLTNRFGIIITFKRPDKDLFIDIVLSYAKENNIKMDKEELIKQAESYAIRSAGRSPRVAKQFIESIL, from the coding sequence ATGGATAATCAAATAACACAAATAAGAATTGGATTCTCTAATATAGTAATATTCAGAAATATCATAAAAACAAAAGTTATAAAAAAATTATTAAAATTTTTGGAAGTTTATAATGATAATAATGAAATAAAAGTAATAGATTATTATTCTGACTTTTTATATGAACTTTTTAAATATAGCGATACTATAGGCGATTATATATTAGAACAAATATTTCAGGATAATAATATATATATAAATAAATTCTTAAGAAATGAACATATAAATGATACATTAAAAAATGCACTAAAAAATGAATTAAATTTCTTTGATTTTTTATCTTCATTTGATTTTAATACATTATTTTCAGATAAATATTCCAATCAAATATCAAAGTTAGAATGTAAGAAAATAAATTTTTATGAATTATATAAAAAACATATAGAAGAAATTCCTAAGAAAGGTCATGGAATATTTTTTTATAATAATATGTTTACTCTTGATGATAAAAAAAATATTATACCTGCAAAGCATAAGGATATGCAGGATATTAAACAATTATATGGTTATGAAAGAGAGAGAAGCAAGGTTATATCAAATACTAAAAGTCTGCTTGAAGGTAAAAAGGCTAATAATATACTTCTTTACGGTGATGCCGGAACAGGAAAAAGCAGCACAATAAAAGCAATAGCCAATATGTTTAAAGATGAAGGATTAAGACTTATAGAGGTTAAGAAAAGTCAATTATCATTTATAACTGACATAATAGAAGATTTAAGTTTAAGTCCCCTTAAATTTATAATATTTATAGATGATTTAACATTTTCTTCTAATGATGATACTTTCTCATATTTAAAAGCCATACTTGAAGGCGGGGTTAATTCTTTCCCATCAAATGTTGCTGTTTATGTTACTTCAAATTACAGACATTTAATAAAAGAGAATTTTAATGACAGACAAGGTGATGATATACATATAGAAGATACTATTCAGCAGATAATGAGTTTAACTAACCGCTTTGGTATAATTATAACTTTTAAAAGACCTGATAAGGATTTATTTATAGATATTGTACTTTCTTATGCCAAAGAAAATAATATAAAAATGGACAAAGAAGAACTTATAAAGCAGGCTGAAAGTTATGCTATAAGAAGTGCAGGAAGAAGTCCGAGAGTAGCAAAACAATTTATAGAATCAATATTATGA
- a CDS encoding methyl-accepting chemotaxis protein, protein MKIRTRFIMFGIYTFVVTLLLIYLQIRIVRSVTEYSRIYQHTIKSSAIARQYQQNSAFLTQFVRSYVATGDAKYEQAYNDCIAISGGTKPTPLNYDRGMYWSIYLGSGQKPSYDGETKSYSNVMKDLNFSKEMFDYLTLSKSRSEELVKLEVQAMEIIKSIPRNPDGSIPDEYKARQLEAIELVNGKSYEQSVAQIMTPINQFFDKLDSDNNLSLQNAAKEVKKDTILFFICLFLVGFSVVIFLASLGRKIGKNLRLCVHLASEISNGNLTVKIDSSKYKGNSEFDSLLSSFDNMISHLREIITRVLESSREISEAATEIAHGNTDLSSRTETQASHLEETASSMEQIASTIKSSADNSLRGNQMMQDSEKSVQEAGDIIEATTNNIELVFEASNKITDITKIIENIAFQTNILALNAAVEAARAGEQGKGFAVVASEVRNLAQTSQSSVKDITSLIADSNDKIRIATETARKSKEIFMDIEQKIEDTSKIMQDISAMAVEQQAGVDQVNMAVSQMDQSTQQNAALVEEATASSEALMGQAQELVNLMNFFKV, encoded by the coding sequence ATGAAGATAAGAACTCGATTTATTATGTTTGGCATATACACTTTTGTTGTAACTCTATTATTGATATATCTTCAGATAAGAATAGTAAGAAGTGTAACAGAATATAGCCGCATTTATCAGCATACTATAAAGTCATCTGCTATAGCAAGGCAGTATCAGCAAAATTCAGCGTTTTTAACTCAGTTTGTAAGAAGTTATGTAGCTACAGGTGATGCCAAATATGAACAAGCATATAATGACTGTATAGCTATATCAGGCGGTACAAAACCTACACCATTAAATTATGACAGAGGTATGTATTGGTCTATTTATTTAGGCAGTGGTCAAAAGCCTTCTTATGACGGAGAAACTAAATCATATTCTAATGTTATGAAAGATTTGAATTTCTCTAAAGAAATGTTTGATTATTTAACTTTGTCTAAAAGCCGTTCAGAAGAATTGGTAAAATTAGAAGTTCAGGCTATGGAAATAATAAAAAGTATTCCTAGAAATCCGGATGGAAGCATACCTGATGAATATAAAGCTAGACAGTTAGAAGCTATAGAGCTTGTTAATGGTAAATCTTATGAACAAAGTGTTGCACAAATAATGACACCTATCAATCAGTTTTTTGATAAACTTGATTCTGATAATAATTTAAGTTTACAAAATGCTGCAAAAGAAGTTAAAAAAGATACTATATTATTTTTTATATGTTTATTTTTAGTAGGATTTTCTGTTGTAATTTTCTTGGCTTCTTTAGGAAGAAAAATAGGAAAGAATTTGAGATTATGTGTTCATTTGGCTTCAGAAATATCTAATGGTAATCTAACTGTAAAAATAGATTCAAGCAAATACAAAGGCAATAGCGAATTTGATTCACTTCTAAGCAGTTTTGATAACATGATATCTCATTTAAGAGAAATTATAACAAGAGTTTTAGAAAGCTCAAGAGAGATTTCAGAGGCAGCTACAGAGATAGCTCATGGTAATACTGATTTATCAAGCCGAACAGAAACTCAGGCTTCGCATTTGGAAGAGACAGCTTCATCTATGGAGCAAATTGCCTCTACAATAAAATCATCTGCTGATAATTCTTTAAGAGGTAATCAGATGATGCAGGATTCTGAAAAATCAGTTCAGGAAGCTGGGGATATAATAGAGGCTACTACTAATAATATAGAACTTGTGTTTGAAGCAAGTAATAAAATTACTGATATCACTAAAATAATAGAAAATATAGCTTTCCAAACTAATATATTGGCACTTAATGCTGCAGTAGAAGCTGCCCGTGCCGGTGAACAAGGTAAAGGATTCGCTGTAGTAGCAAGTGAAGTAAGAAACTTAGCTCAAACTAGTCAGTCTTCTGTTAAAGATATTACTTCTTTAATTGCTGACTCTAATGATAAGATTAGAATAGCCACTGAAACAGCTAGAAAATCAAAAGAAATATTTATGGACATAGAACAAAAAATTGAAGATACTTCTAAGATTATGCAGGATATTAGTGCTATGGCAGTAGAACAGCAGGCAGGAGTAGATCAGGTAAATATGGCAGTTTCACAAATGGATCAATCCACTCAGCAAAATGCCGCTTTGGTAGAAGAGGCTACAGCTTCTTCTGAGGCATTAATGGGACAGGCACAGGAATTAGTTAACTTGATGAATTTCTTTAAAGTTTAA
- a CDS encoding glycine--tRNA ligase subunit alpha, whose product MTFTDLIMTLNKFWSENGCIIQQGYDLEVGAGTFNPATALRALGPEPFSVAYVEPSRRPTDGRYGENPNRLQHYYQYQVIMKPSPENIQDLYIQSLEALGISFKDHDIRFVHDDWESPTLGAWGLGWEVWLDGMEITQFTYFQAVGGINLKPITGEITYGLERICMYLQNIDNVYDLEWGHGIKYGDVHLQGEKEFSKYNFEVADTDMYFRHFKEYENECDRCLANGCVLPAYDMVMKSSHVFNMLDARNAISVTERAGYIARVRELMKKVSAAYIESREKLGYPLIKNK is encoded by the coding sequence ATGACCTTTACAGATTTAATTATGACTTTAAATAAATTTTGGAGTGAAAACGGATGCATAATACAGCAAGGCTATGATTTAGAAGTAGGAGCAGGAACATTTAACCCAGCAACTGCATTAAGAGCATTGGGACCAGAACCATTTAGCGTAGCCTATGTAGAACCGTCAAGAAGACCAACTGATGGAAGATACGGAGAAAATCCTAATAGACTTCAGCATTATTATCAGTATCAAGTTATAATGAAACCATCTCCGGAAAATATTCAGGATTTATATATACAAAGTTTAGAAGCATTAGGCATAAGTTTTAAAGATCATGATATAAGATTCGTTCATGATGACTGGGAATCCCCTACCCTTGGTGCTTGGGGATTAGGCTGGGAAGTTTGGCTTGATGGTATGGAAATAACTCAATTTACATATTTCCAAGCAGTTGGAGGAATAAATTTAAAACCTATTACAGGTGAAATTACTTACGGACTTGAAAGAATATGTATGTATTTGCAAAATATAGATAATGTTTATGACTTAGAATGGGGACATGGCATAAAATACGGAGATGTACATTTACAGGGAGAAAAAGAATTCTCTAAATACAATTTTGAAGTTGCTGATACTGATATGTATTTCAGACATTTCAAAGAATATGAAAATGAATGTGATAGATGCTTGGCTAATGGCTGCGTTCTGCCTGCTTATGACATGGTGATGAAAAGTTCACATGTATTCAATATGCTTGATGCTAGAAATGCTATAAGTGTAACTGAAAGGGCTGGATATATAGCAAGAGTAAGAGAACTTATGAAAAAAGTTTCTGCTGCCTATATAGAATCAAGAGAAAAATTAGGTTATCCATTAATAAAAAATAAATAA
- a CDS encoding demethoxyubiquinone hydroxylase family protein — MPSFANPFNANVNRKVTKEELIQAVRLDIAGELEAIYLYDAHVMATDDPVAKAVLADIRDEEKAHVGELMALLRHLDPKEAEHFESGQLEVKEMMEELGIKEPNLSGLTVGSLKKDN; from the coding sequence ATGCCTAGTTTTGCAAATCCATTTAATGCAAATGTGAACAGAAAAGTAACTAAAGAAGAATTAATACAAGCGGTAAGACTTGATATTGCCGGAGAATTGGAAGCTATATATTTGTATGATGCTCATGTTATGGCTACAGATGACCCTGTTGCAAAGGCAGTATTAGCTGACATTAGAGATGAAGAAAAAGCACATGTTGGAGAGCTTATGGCTTTGCTTAGACATTTAGATCCTAAGGAAGCAGAACATTTTGAATCCGGTCAATTAGAAGTTAAAGAGATGATGGAAGAGCTTGGAATAAAAGAGCCTAATTTATCTGGGCTTACAGTTGGAAGTTTGAAAAAAGACAATTAA